A genomic window from Plasmodium coatneyi strain Hackeri chromosome 13, complete sequence includes:
- a CDS encoding Calcium-dependent protein kinase, giving the protein MGNAINKLIDHYSNVEKKKKSEYKFGKVLGCGSFGVVRECINKQTKEVYADFFEDKHKFYIILEKCEGGELFYTVVKNKCLLESESIQIVRQICCALEYLHSRNIIHRDIKAENFLFKNKNTKSIKLIDFGMAKKVNCEYLTELCGSPHYISPELIRKKYTISSDIWALGVMVFFMLTGKYPFEGKNTPKVVDEILNKNINWKSKEFSSLSVEAVDFLKKLLERNEKKRLTAYQALNHPWIKPQVE; this is encoded by the exons atgggaaatgcAATAAATAAACTGATTGATCATTACAGCAAtgtagaaaagaagaagaagagcgaGTACAAGTTTGGGAAGGTGTTGGGCTGCGGGTCCTTCGG AGTCGTGCGAGAATGCATCAACAAACAAACGAAGGAAGTGTACGCC GACTTCTTTGAGGACAAACATAAGTTTTACATAATTCTGGAAAAGTGTGAAGGGGGAGAGTTGTTTTATACAGTGGTGAAAAATAAGTGTCTACTGGAGAGTGAGTCCATCCAGATTGTACGCCAG ATCTGCTGCGCACTGGAGTATTTGCACTCGAGGAACATAATTCACCGGGACATTAAG GCAGAGAACTTcctctttaaaaataaaaacacgAAAAGCATCAAGTTGATTGACTTCGGAATGGCCAAGAAG GTGAACTGCGAATACCTAACCGAACTGTGCGGCTCCCCCCATTACATTTCGCCTGAACTGAtcag GAAGAAGTACACAATCTCGTCGGACATTTGGGCCCTGGGGGTGATGGTGTTCTTCATGCTGACTGGAAAATACCCATTTGAGGGGAAGAACACTCCCAAAGTTGTG GACGAAATACtcaacaaaaatataaactgGAAGAGCAAAGAATTCTCCTCCCTTTCCGTCGAG gccgtggattttttaaaaaagctgttggagagaaatgaaaagaaaagactCACGGCATATCAAG CGCTCAACCACCCGTGGATCAAGCCCCAAGTGGAGTAG